The following coding sequences lie in one Arthrobacter sp. SLBN-122 genomic window:
- a CDS encoding sensor histidine kinase, with protein sequence MLIGLVAGLVGLALGTFGVLAYRVSEKQRELLDVDAGELALPAGAAEVLAVVGRAFVVLDDVDGVVRASPAAYAYGLVRGHTVVHKELLDMTAGVRRDGVILEKQLELPRGPLGKGTIIVQVRAAMLGEEYILLLADDRTEITRTEEIRNDFVANVSHELKTPVGAISLLAEALESSADDEEAVRRFAKRMHKESARLAALVQDIIELSRLQGASVTQEGGPVDINAVITEAVDRSQLPAESKNISIVVGGRADGKVFGDQDLLVTALRNLIDNAIRYSPANTRVGIGVRSREGLVSISVTDQGDGLSPEDQERVFERFYRVDAARSRHTGGTGLGLSIVKHVASNHGGEVTLWSQPGQGSTFTLRLPEMEGQDDETVPAATEAPALAPEKLTLTQVPRAAGATERGASA encoded by the coding sequence ATGCTCATTGGTCTGGTAGCCGGTCTTGTCGGCCTGGCGCTTGGCACGTTCGGCGTGCTCGCCTACCGGGTCAGCGAGAAGCAGCGCGAGCTGCTCGATGTCGACGCCGGGGAGCTGGCGCTGCCGGCCGGCGCAGCGGAAGTGCTCGCCGTCGTCGGACGTGCCTTCGTGGTGCTGGATGACGTGGACGGCGTGGTCCGTGCCAGCCCCGCCGCATACGCCTACGGCCTGGTCCGCGGGCACACCGTGGTGCACAAGGAACTCCTGGACATGACGGCCGGAGTCCGGAGGGACGGCGTCATCCTGGAAAAGCAGCTCGAACTCCCGCGCGGGCCGCTGGGCAAGGGAACCATCATCGTCCAGGTCCGTGCCGCCATGCTCGGCGAGGAATACATCCTGCTCCTGGCCGATGACCGGACGGAAATAACCCGCACCGAAGAGATCCGCAACGACTTCGTCGCAAACGTATCGCACGAACTGAAAACCCCCGTGGGTGCCATCTCCCTGCTGGCAGAGGCGCTGGAATCCTCCGCCGACGACGAAGAAGCCGTCCGCCGCTTCGCCAAGCGCATGCACAAGGAATCGGCCCGCCTTGCTGCCCTGGTCCAGGACATCATCGAACTTTCCCGCCTGCAGGGCGCCAGCGTGACGCAGGAGGGCGGCCCGGTGGACATCAACGCCGTCATCACCGAGGCCGTGGACCGGTCGCAGCTTCCCGCGGAGAGCAAGAACATCAGCATTGTGGTGGGCGGCCGCGCCGACGGCAAGGTCTTCGGCGACCAGGACCTGCTGGTGACGGCGCTGCGGAACCTTATCGACAATGCCATCCGCTATTCGCCAGCCAACACCCGGGTGGGGATCGGTGTCCGTTCCCGGGAAGGCCTGGTTTCGATTTCCGTCACGGACCAGGGGGACGGGCTGAGCCCCGAGGACCAGGAACGCGTCTTTGAACGCTTCTACCGCGTGGACGCCGCCCGGTCCCGCCACACCGGCGGCACCGGCCTGGGCCTGAGCATCGTGAAGCACGTGGCATCGAACCACGGCGGCGAAGTGACCCTGTGGTCCCAGCCCGGGCAGGGGTCCACCTTCACCCTCCGGCTGCCCGAGATGGAAGGCCAGGACGACGAGACCGTGCCGGCCGCAACGGAAGCACCGGCGTTGGCGCCGGAGAAGCTAACTCTCACTCAAGTACCCCGCGCCGCCGGCGCAACAGAACGAGGAGCCAGCGCTTGA
- the ispD gene encoding 2-C-methyl-D-erythritol 4-phosphate cytidylyltransferase — protein sequence MSDSSTRLVTAVILVAAGSGQRLGYGMPKAAVPLGGEPILMHALRGIVASGVASQVCVALPAGDQGLRQLCDSFRGELADGGPLLTIVDGGSTRADSVRAGIEALMDGIEAVLVHDAARALTPESVFHRVSDALAAGAAAVIPAVPVVDTVKTVAATTGGDTAFAPEVVTGTARREELRAVQTPQGFTIRTLLQAHQAAQALDQQQSAAVTDDAMLVEMLGTPVHAVRGSTQSLKITTPLDLIFAEGLLEGPLGARWVEG from the coding sequence ATGAGTGATTCATCCACGCGCCTGGTCACCGCCGTCATCCTTGTAGCCGCCGGTTCCGGGCAGCGCCTAGGCTACGGCATGCCCAAGGCGGCTGTGCCGCTCGGCGGCGAGCCCATCCTGATGCATGCCCTCCGGGGAATCGTCGCGTCAGGAGTGGCCAGCCAGGTGTGCGTGGCACTGCCCGCCGGGGACCAGGGCCTGCGCCAGTTGTGTGACAGTTTCCGTGGCGAGCTTGCCGACGGCGGCCCGCTCCTGACGATTGTCGACGGCGGATCCACCCGGGCTGATTCCGTCCGGGCCGGGATCGAGGCGCTGATGGACGGCATCGAGGCGGTCCTGGTCCACGATGCCGCCCGCGCACTGACGCCCGAATCCGTCTTCCACCGCGTATCCGATGCCCTTGCCGCCGGTGCTGCCGCCGTCATTCCCGCAGTCCCGGTAGTGGACACGGTCAAGACCGTGGCCGCCACCACCGGCGGGGACACTGCCTTTGCGCCGGAGGTTGTCACGGGGACGGCCCGCCGTGAGGAGCTGAGGGCTGTGCAGACGCCCCAGGGTTTCACGATCAGGACCCTGTTACAGGCCCACCAGGCCGCACAAGCGCTGGATCAGCAGCAGTCCGCGGCCGTGACCGACGACGCCATGCTGGTGGAGATGCTCGGCACACCCGTCCATGCCGTCCGCGGCTCAACACAGTCCCTCAAGATCACCACACCCCTGGACCTGATCTTCGCCGAAGGACTCCTGGAAGGTCCGCTCGGAGCCCGGTGGGTGGAAGGATGA
- the rlmB gene encoding 23S rRNA (guanosine(2251)-2'-O)-methyltransferase RlmB: protein MANNGRRSVKAKKGPTIGTGGHGRKALEGKGPTPKAEDRPYHKAHKAKQLSERSAAKRGTGARSAGAAKSGPKGRATEEVVTGRNSVVEALRAGIPAKALHVAIRIEMDDRVKESLKLAAERGIPLMETGKPELDRMTDDAVHQGLVLQIPPYEYQDAYELAEETVEKWKKGHVKNAPLFVALDGITDPRNLGAIIRSVSAFSGHGVIVPERRSVGVTAAAWKTSAGAAVRVPVARASNLNNALKQFKNMGIFVLGLDGDGDVSLPDLTLATEPVCIVVGSEGKGLSRLVRENCDQIVSIPIDSAMESLNASMAVGISLYEVSRQRAAG, encoded by the coding sequence ATGGCCAACAATGGTCGCCGATCGGTTAAAGCGAAGAAGGGCCCAACCATCGGAACCGGTGGCCATGGCCGCAAGGCCCTGGAGGGCAAGGGCCCCACGCCCAAAGCCGAGGACCGTCCCTACCACAAGGCGCACAAAGCCAAGCAGCTTTCCGAGCGGTCCGCCGCCAAGCGCGGAACCGGTGCCCGCAGCGCGGGCGCGGCGAAGTCCGGGCCCAAGGGCCGTGCCACCGAGGAAGTGGTGACCGGGCGCAACTCTGTGGTTGAAGCGCTCCGCGCCGGCATCCCCGCCAAAGCCCTGCACGTTGCCATCCGCATCGAGATGGACGACCGCGTCAAGGAATCCCTGAAGCTCGCCGCCGAACGCGGCATCCCGCTGATGGAAACGGGCAAACCCGAACTGGACCGGATGACGGATGACGCCGTCCACCAGGGGCTGGTGCTGCAGATTCCGCCTTACGAGTACCAGGACGCCTACGAACTGGCCGAGGAAACCGTGGAAAAGTGGAAGAAGGGGCACGTCAAGAATGCGCCGCTTTTTGTTGCACTGGACGGCATCACCGACCCCCGGAACCTGGGCGCCATCATCCGCTCCGTCTCCGCCTTCAGCGGCCACGGCGTCATTGTGCCTGAACGCCGCTCCGTGGGTGTCACCGCAGCGGCCTGGAAGACCAGTGCCGGTGCTGCCGTCCGCGTGCCGGTGGCCCGCGCCTCCAACCTGAACAACGCCCTGAAGCAGTTCAAGAACATGGGCATCTTCGTATTGGGGCTCGACGGCGACGGCGACGTCTCGCTGCCTGACCTCACCCTGGCCACCGAACCCGTCTGCATCGTGGTGGGCTCCGAGGGGAAGGGCCTGAGCCGCCTAGTCCGCGAGAACTGCGACCAGATCGTCTCCATCCCCATCGATTCCGCCATGGAGTCACTCAACGCTTCAATGGCCGTGGGCATCTCGCTGTACGAGGTCTCCCGGCAGCGCGCAGCAGGGTAA
- a CDS encoding ribonuclease domain-containing protein gives MRNRSVLPLLLAALVVLALVAFGGAGLLGQQTERTTPETASSPSSSTPGGTAASAAAKQSPPQRSANPSGLPEIRESALPAEGRRVLGLIRAGGPFRYSQDDQVFGNFERVLPVRNRGYYREYTVPTPGEADRGARRIVAGDGGEKYYTSDHYATFKYIAEGN, from the coding sequence ATGCGCAACCGCTCTGTCCTTCCCCTGCTCCTGGCCGCCCTGGTGGTGCTGGCCTTGGTGGCGTTCGGCGGCGCCGGCCTCCTGGGCCAGCAGACGGAACGCACGACGCCGGAAACGGCTTCCAGCCCCAGCAGCTCCACGCCGGGTGGAACGGCCGCGTCCGCGGCAGCGAAGCAGTCCCCGCCACAGCGGAGCGCCAACCCGTCCGGCCTGCCGGAGATCCGCGAATCGGCCCTCCCCGCGGAGGGCCGCCGGGTGCTGGGTCTGATCCGGGCGGGCGGCCCGTTCCGGTACAGCCAGGATGACCAGGTGTTCGGCAACTTTGAGCGGGTCCTGCCCGTCCGGAACCGCGGCTACTACCGCGAGTACACCGTTCCTACTCCCGGGGAAGCAGACCGGGGCGCGCGGCGCATCGTGGCCGGCGACGGCGGGGAGAAATATTACACCAGTGACCACTACGCAACGTTCAAGTACATAGCGGAAGGCAACTAG
- the glgX gene encoding glycogen debranching protein GlgX, whose translation MVMPLFDTASAMDASSAVPLGVSVPRADSGGTRHHAGARANVACLAPGVSSLDIVYCPPGGRWRVQTLPNVTRGVHHGIVEDLPYGSRYGFRPTTDGHSLPPGAASVNGNGSVRQPLLLDPYGRAVDQHDGFLTSVRTAADFDWGTDERLRLPWRNTIVYEAHVRGQSMLHPDVPEELRGTYAGLAHPAVVEHLTSLGITSVQLLPVHFHIDEPHLQDLGLANYWGYNTAAFFALHPGYATRAAREEGPQAVQDEFKAMVKALHAAGLEVILDVVYNHTAEGGPDGPVLSFRGLGEDTYYRVDGHGKYIDTTGCGNSLNFADPRVVQLVTDSLRYWVDEFHIDGFRFDLAVTLCRDAANEFDPEHPFLTAVAADPVLSEVKLIAEPWDIGYGGWQTGRFPPGWVDWNDHFRDAVRTFWLADRGAIDSGGHGGTMAKLADALSGSASLFQASGRSRLASVNFVTAHDGFTMNDLVSYDRKHNEANGEENRDGHGDNRSYNHGVEGPTENGVILERRAQSRRNLMASLMVSLGVPMITAGDELARTQQGNNNAYCQDNAINWLDWTMTPEAHEMLRSTKRYIRLRKEFLAAQPHDFPVRDEQSYLYWFDQDGQPMSAEGWNDPHHRVMQLLLGDDEGDLAGLVVVNGSASDVLVTLPDAGRKVPSLFELRLTTSPRHKQRQGIQVASGETDLAEANSISIYRT comes from the coding sequence ATGGTCATGCCGCTCTTCGACACTGCTTCCGCCATGGACGCCTCCTCGGCCGTTCCCCTTGGTGTCAGCGTTCCGCGCGCTGATTCCGGCGGTACCCGGCACCACGCCGGCGCGCGGGCCAACGTCGCTTGCCTGGCTCCCGGGGTGTCCAGCCTGGACATCGTTTACTGCCCTCCCGGGGGCCGGTGGCGGGTCCAGACGTTGCCCAATGTGACCCGGGGCGTCCATCACGGCATTGTGGAGGACCTGCCGTACGGATCCCGCTACGGCTTCCGTCCCACTACGGACGGCCATTCACTGCCTCCGGGGGCCGCCTCGGTCAACGGGAACGGTTCCGTTAGGCAGCCCCTGCTCCTGGACCCTTATGGCCGGGCGGTGGACCAGCACGACGGCTTCCTCACCAGCGTACGGACTGCCGCCGATTTCGACTGGGGGACGGACGAACGCCTGCGCCTTCCCTGGCGGAACACCATCGTTTACGAAGCGCATGTCCGCGGCCAGAGCATGCTCCACCCCGATGTTCCGGAAGAGCTCAGGGGCACCTACGCCGGCCTGGCCCACCCCGCCGTGGTGGAGCACCTGACCAGCCTGGGCATCACATCCGTCCAGCTCCTGCCCGTGCACTTCCACATCGATGAGCCGCACCTGCAGGACCTCGGCCTGGCCAACTACTGGGGGTACAACACCGCCGCGTTCTTCGCCCTGCACCCGGGTTATGCCACCAGGGCGGCACGGGAGGAAGGCCCCCAGGCCGTCCAGGACGAGTTCAAGGCCATGGTCAAGGCACTCCACGCTGCCGGACTCGAGGTCATCCTGGACGTCGTTTACAACCACACCGCCGAAGGCGGGCCCGATGGTCCGGTCCTGAGCTTCCGGGGCCTGGGGGAGGACACGTACTACCGGGTGGACGGCCACGGCAAGTACATCGACACCACCGGCTGCGGCAACTCGCTCAACTTCGCGGACCCGCGCGTGGTCCAGCTGGTGACCGATTCGCTGAGGTACTGGGTGGACGAGTTCCACATCGACGGCTTCCGGTTCGACCTCGCCGTCACGCTTTGCAGGGACGCCGCCAATGAGTTCGACCCCGAACATCCCTTCCTCACGGCCGTCGCCGCCGACCCCGTGCTGTCCGAGGTCAAGCTGATCGCCGAGCCCTGGGACATTGGCTATGGAGGCTGGCAGACCGGCCGGTTCCCGCCCGGATGGGTGGACTGGAACGACCACTTCCGCGACGCCGTCCGTACCTTCTGGCTGGCAGACCGTGGGGCCATCGATTCCGGCGGCCACGGCGGGACCATGGCCAAACTCGCTGATGCCCTTTCCGGTTCCGCCAGCCTCTTCCAGGCGTCCGGACGCTCGCGGCTGGCATCGGTCAACTTCGTCACCGCCCACGACGGCTTCACCATGAACGACCTTGTGTCCTACGACCGAAAGCACAACGAGGCCAACGGCGAAGAGAACAGGGACGGGCACGGGGACAACCGCAGCTACAACCATGGCGTGGAGGGTCCCACCGAGAACGGCGTGATCCTGGAAAGACGGGCACAGTCGCGGCGGAACCTCATGGCGTCATTGATGGTTTCACTGGGCGTTCCCATGATCACCGCCGGCGACGAGCTGGCCAGGACACAGCAGGGGAACAACAACGCCTACTGCCAGGACAATGCCATTAACTGGCTTGACTGGACCATGACGCCGGAGGCGCACGAAATGCTGCGGAGCACCAAACGGTACATCCGCTTGCGCAAGGAGTTCCTGGCCGCCCAGCCGCATGACTTCCCCGTCCGGGACGAACAGTCTTACCTTTACTGGTTCGACCAGGATGGCCAGCCCATGTCCGCCGAAGGCTGGAACGATCCGCATCACAGGGTCATGCAGCTCCTGCTCGGGGACGACGAAGGTGACCTGGCCGGCCTGGTGGTGGTCAACGGCAGCGCGTCGGACGTGTTGGTCACCCTGCCGGATGCCGGGAGGAAAGTTCCAAGCCTGTTCGAGCTTCGGCTGACCACCTCGCCGCGCCACAAGCAGCGGCAAGGCATCCAGGTGGCTTCGGGGGAAACCGACCTTGCCGAGGCCAACTCCATCAGCATTTACCGCACGTAG
- the ispF gene encoding 2-C-methyl-D-erythritol 2,4-cyclodiphosphate synthase: MVLPRTGVGIDVHAYAPEDSPRPLWLGGLLWPGERGLAGHSDGDAVAHAAADALFSAAGIGDLGTHFGTDRPEFAGASGATLLAEAARIVRAAGFEIGNVAVQFVANRPKFGPRREESQKVLSEAAGAHVGVTATTSDGLGFTGRGEGISAVATALVYPQQPQAIS; the protein is encoded by the coding sequence ATGGTCCTGCCGCGCACCGGAGTGGGAATCGACGTCCATGCCTACGCGCCGGAAGACTCACCCCGCCCGCTCTGGCTGGGCGGACTCCTTTGGCCCGGCGAACGCGGCCTGGCGGGACACTCTGACGGTGACGCCGTGGCCCACGCTGCCGCGGACGCCCTGTTCTCTGCCGCCGGCATCGGCGACCTTGGCACCCACTTCGGTACCGACCGCCCCGAGTTCGCCGGCGCGTCCGGCGCCACCCTTCTTGCGGAAGCTGCGCGGATCGTCCGGGCCGCGGGTTTCGAGATCGGCAATGTTGCGGTGCAGTTCGTAGCCAACCGGCCCAAGTTCGGGCCGCGGCGGGAAGAGTCCCAGAAGGTCCTCAGCGAAGCCGCCGGCGCCCACGTGGGTGTCACGGCCACCACCAGCGACGGCCTGGGATTCACCGGACGCGGAGAGGGTATTTCCGCGGTGGCCACCGCACTGGTGTACCCGCAGCAGCCCCAAGCCATCAGCTAG
- a CDS encoding response regulator transcription factor — MSRILIVEDEESFSDPLSYLLGKEGFEVEVVDNGLDAITEFDRNGADLVLLDLQLPGLSGTEVCRQLRQRSSVPVIMLTAKDSEIDKVVGLELGADDYVTKPYSSRELVARVRAVLRRQGEPEELISATVQAGPVRMDIERHVVSVDGEQVLLPLKEFELLEMLLRNSGRVLTRGQLIDRVWGSDYVGDTKTLDVHVKRLRGKIEPDPSAPRYLVTVRGLGYKFEP; from the coding sequence TTGAGCAGGATTTTGATTGTCGAGGACGAGGAGTCGTTCAGCGACCCCTTGTCCTATTTGCTGGGCAAAGAAGGGTTCGAGGTTGAGGTGGTGGACAACGGCCTTGACGCCATCACCGAATTCGACCGCAACGGCGCCGACCTGGTCCTGCTTGACCTGCAGCTGCCCGGGCTCTCCGGCACCGAGGTGTGCCGCCAGCTCCGCCAGCGCTCCAGCGTTCCCGTCATCATGCTGACGGCCAAGGACTCGGAAATCGACAAAGTGGTGGGCCTGGAGCTCGGTGCGGACGACTATGTCACCAAGCCCTACTCCTCACGGGAGCTGGTGGCCCGTGTCAGGGCAGTACTGCGCCGCCAGGGCGAGCCGGAGGAACTGATCTCCGCAACCGTCCAGGCGGGTCCGGTCCGCATGGACATCGAACGGCATGTGGTCAGCGTGGACGGAGAGCAGGTCCTGCTTCCCTTGAAGGAGTTCGAGCTCCTGGAGATGCTCCTGCGCAACTCGGGCAGGGTACTGACCCGCGGCCAGCTGATCGACCGGGTATGGGGCTCCGACTACGTGGGCGACACCAAGACCCTGGACGTTCACGTGAAGCGGCTCCGCGGCAAGATCGAACCGGACCCCTCCGCACCGCGCTACCTGGTGACCGTCCGCGGCCTCGGGTACAAATTCGAGCCGTAG
- a CDS encoding CarD family transcriptional regulator, which yields MVFEVGETVVYPHHGAAKIEEIKMRTIKGEEKMYLKLKVAQGDLTIEVPAENVDLVGVRDVVGKEGLEHVFDVLRAEFTEEPTNWSRRYKANLEKLASGDVIKVAEVVRDLWRRDHDRGLSAGEKRMLAKARQILISELALAEKTDEEKAASVLDEVLAS from the coding sequence ATGGTATTTGAGGTCGGCGAGACAGTAGTTTACCCTCACCACGGTGCTGCGAAGATTGAAGAAATCAAGATGCGCACCATCAAGGGCGAAGAGAAGATGTATCTCAAGCTCAAGGTGGCTCAGGGTGATCTGACCATTGAAGTTCCAGCAGAGAACGTTGACCTTGTTGGGGTCCGGGACGTAGTGGGCAAGGAAGGCCTGGAGCACGTGTTTGATGTGCTCCGCGCCGAGTTCACCGAAGAGCCCACCAACTGGTCACGCAGGTACAAGGCAAATCTGGAGAAGCTTGCTTCCGGTGACGTCATCAAGGTGGCAGAGGTTGTTCGCGACCTGTGGCGCCGGGATCACGACCGGGGCCTTTCCGCAGGCGAGAAGCGAATGCTGGCCAAGGCCCGTCAGATTCTGATTTCAGAACTGGCGCTGGCTGAAAAGACCGACGAGGAGAAGGCTGCAAGCGTTCTCGACGAGGTCCTGGCTTCCTAA
- a CDS encoding barstar family protein — protein MRIFSGDTWTLEELQEQVADAGRRSVVVPPADSKRAVLETFGEVLDFPEHYGVNLDALNDSLHDFADSITDNGNPPITVLWQVAAPFRSDRSFGIICEILQDAERYAGKDLAVTAVLL, from the coding sequence ATGAGAATCTTCTCCGGCGACACCTGGACCCTGGAAGAACTGCAGGAACAGGTGGCCGACGCCGGCCGGCGCAGCGTGGTGGTCCCTCCCGCGGACAGCAAACGCGCTGTCCTGGAAACCTTCGGTGAGGTCCTGGACTTTCCCGAACACTACGGCGTGAACCTGGATGCACTGAACGATTCGCTCCACGACTTCGCGGACAGCATCACCGACAACGGCAACCCGCCCATCACGGTCCTGTGGCAGGTGGCGGCCCCGTTCCGCAGCGACAGGTCGTTCGGCATCATCTGCGAAATCCTGCAGGACGCCGAACGGTACGCGGGCAAGGACCTTGCCGTTACCGCCGTGCTGCTCTGA
- the cysS gene encoding cysteine--tRNA ligase: MTLRFYDTASAEVRNFVPIVDGKVSLYYCGATVQGMPHVGHIRSAIAFDQLTRWLEYRGLRVTVVRNVTDIDDKILAKSEASFAPDFSPEAGEVPREEWWALAYRYEQEFLKAYDTLGVSRPTYEPRATGHIPEMHALIQQLIERGHAYPALDDSGDVYFDVRSWDKYGALTRQNIDDMQAAPDADPRGKKDPRDFALWKGSKEGEPATASWASPWGAGRPGWHLECSAMVTKYLGTAFDIHGGGLDLRFPHHENEMAQSQAAGHPFANFWMHNGMVTYQGEKMSKSIGNTISPAEMLELASPRVVRYYLGQAHYRSVLDYRPTSLQEAAAAVERIDGFLAKAGARFGGDAGAMDGNHGSSSPAMNAFCEAMDDDLNVPRALAALHETVRAGNTALAEGDDDPARNAMHAVVLMTGVLGLNAVEGSAAASTREAEALSVLVEAQLAARAAARAGKDWAASDAIRDTLNQAGVVVEDGPDGATWSLKRD; the protein is encoded by the coding sequence GTGACCCTGCGCTTCTATGACACCGCCTCCGCCGAAGTCCGGAACTTCGTCCCCATCGTCGACGGCAAGGTCAGCCTCTACTACTGCGGTGCCACCGTCCAGGGCATGCCGCACGTGGGCCACATCCGCTCCGCCATCGCCTTCGACCAGCTCACCCGCTGGCTCGAGTACCGTGGCCTGCGCGTCACGGTGGTCCGCAACGTCACGGACATCGACGACAAGATCCTTGCCAAATCTGAGGCATCCTTCGCGCCGGACTTCAGCCCAGAGGCAGGCGAAGTGCCACGCGAGGAGTGGTGGGCGCTGGCGTACCGCTACGAGCAGGAATTCCTGAAGGCCTACGACACCCTGGGCGTCTCGCGGCCCACCTATGAACCCCGGGCCACCGGACACATTCCCGAGATGCATGCCCTGATCCAGCAGCTCATCGAGCGCGGCCACGCCTACCCCGCCCTGGACGATTCGGGGGACGTGTATTTCGATGTCCGTTCGTGGGACAAGTACGGCGCCCTGACCCGGCAGAACATCGACGACATGCAGGCAGCGCCCGACGCCGATCCCCGCGGCAAGAAGGACCCCCGCGACTTTGCGCTGTGGAAGGGCTCCAAAGAAGGGGAACCGGCCACCGCCAGCTGGGCTTCGCCCTGGGGAGCCGGCCGGCCCGGCTGGCACCTTGAGTGCTCCGCCATGGTCACCAAGTACCTGGGCACCGCGTTCGACATCCACGGCGGCGGCCTGGACCTGCGCTTCCCGCACCACGAAAACGAGATGGCCCAGTCACAGGCGGCGGGCCACCCGTTCGCCAACTTCTGGATGCACAACGGCATGGTGACCTACCAGGGCGAAAAGATGTCCAAGTCCATCGGCAACACCATCAGCCCGGCAGAAATGCTGGAACTGGCATCCCCCCGGGTGGTGCGCTACTACCTGGGCCAGGCACACTACCGCTCCGTCCTGGACTACCGGCCCACCTCCCTGCAGGAGGCTGCGGCCGCCGTCGAACGCATTGACGGGTTCCTTGCCAAGGCCGGTGCCCGGTTCGGCGGCGACGCGGGAGCCATGGACGGCAACCACGGCTCCTCTTCCCCGGCCATGAACGCATTTTGCGAAGCCATGGACGATGACCTCAACGTCCCGCGCGCCCTGGCCGCACTCCACGAGACAGTCCGCGCGGGCAACACGGCCCTTGCCGAGGGCGACGACGACCCTGCCCGGAACGCGATGCACGCCGTCGTCCTGATGACCGGAGTCCTGGGGCTGAACGCCGTCGAAGGTTCCGCCGCGGCGTCAACCCGTGAGGCCGAAGCCTTGAGCGTGCTGGTCGAAGCGCAGCTTGCCGCCCGCGCTGCTGCCCGGGCTGGAAAGGACTGGGCAGCGTCCGACGCCATCCGGGACACCCTCAACCAGGCCGGCGTCGTGGTGGAGGACGGCCCTGACGGCGCCACCTGGAGCCTCAAGCGGGACTGA